In a single window of the Leptospira barantonii genome:
- the eno gene encoding phosphopyruvate hydratase produces the protein MSHNSQIQKIHAREIIDSRGNPTVEVDVTLADGSFGRAAVPSGASTGEYEAVELRDGDKHRYLGKGVLKAVEHVNVKIQEVLKGEDGLDQNRIDQLMLDADGTKNKGKLGANAILGTSLAVAKAAAAYSKLPLYRYIGGNFARELPVPMMNIINGGAHADNNVDFQEFMILPVGAKSFREGLRMGAEVFHSLKAVLKSKNLNTAVGDEGGFAPDLTSNVEAIEVILQAIEKAGYKPEKDVLLGLDAASSEFYDKSKKKYVLGAENNKEFSSAELVDYYANLVSKYPIITIEDGLDENDWDGWKLLSDKIGKKVQLVGDDLFVTNIEKLSKGIASGVGNSILIKVNQIGSLSETLASIEMAKKAKYTNVVSHRSGETEDVTISHIAVATNAGQIKTGSLSRTDRIAKYNELLRIEEELGKSAVYKGRETFYNL, from the coding sequence ATGTCTCATAACTCTCAAATTCAGAAAATTCACGCCCGGGAAATCATCGACTCCCGAGGAAATCCCACGGTGGAGGTTGACGTAACACTCGCGGACGGATCTTTCGGAAGAGCCGCAGTTCCATCCGGAGCTTCCACAGGAGAATACGAAGCCGTAGAACTCAGAGACGGCGACAAACACCGTTATCTCGGAAAAGGTGTACTCAAAGCGGTAGAACACGTAAACGTAAAAATCCAAGAAGTTCTCAAAGGAGAAGACGGGCTCGATCAAAACCGAATCGATCAACTCATGCTCGACGCGGACGGAACCAAGAACAAAGGAAAACTGGGAGCCAACGCGATTCTCGGAACTTCTCTCGCAGTCGCAAAAGCCGCGGCGGCATATTCCAAACTTCCACTCTACCGTTATATTGGCGGGAACTTTGCCCGTGAACTTCCGGTTCCTATGATGAACATCATCAACGGCGGAGCGCACGCGGACAACAACGTAGACTTTCAGGAATTTATGATTCTCCCCGTAGGAGCGAAAAGTTTCCGCGAAGGACTCAGAATGGGCGCGGAAGTATTCCATTCTTTGAAAGCGGTTCTTAAAAGTAAGAATTTGAACACGGCAGTCGGTGACGAAGGCGGTTTTGCGCCGGATCTAACGAGCAACGTGGAAGCGATCGAAGTCATTCTCCAGGCGATCGAAAAGGCCGGATATAAGCCCGAAAAGGACGTTTTATTGGGACTCGACGCGGCTTCTTCCGAGTTTTACGACAAAAGCAAAAAGAAATACGTACTCGGTGCCGAAAATAATAAGGAATTCTCCAGCGCCGAACTCGTGGATTATTATGCGAACTTGGTTTCCAAGTATCCGATCATAACCATCGAAGACGGATTGGATGAAAACGACTGGGACGGTTGGAAACTTCTTTCCGATAAGATCGGTAAGAAAGTTCAGCTGGTAGGAGACGATCTTTTTGTGACGAACATCGAGAAACTCTCCAAAGGAATCGCTTCCGGAGTCGGAAACTCGATTTTGATCAAAGTAAATCAGATCGGTTCCCTTTCGGAAACGTTGGCTTCGATAGAAATGGCGAAAAAAGCGAAATACACAAACGTTGTAAGCCATAGAAGCGGCGAAACCGAAGACGTTACGATCTCTCACATCGCGGTTGCGACTAACGCGGGTCAGATCAAAACGGGTTCGCTTTCCAGAACGGATCGAATCGCGAAATACAACGAGCTTCTCAGAATCGAAGAGGAACTCGGAAAATCCGCGGTTTATAAAGGTAGGGAGACTTTTTACAACCTGTAA
- a CDS encoding DUF6989 domain-containing protein produces MKVSEKHVFGFHICFAVVAILILFLPGNLSTGWRMFSLVLIYNVGVPTFARFWTHERWMDLWLFLLPLSFFQVFPDWFLSQVLNTVEFPEDGFPKIGGVSGYMAGLWVIPLFISTFVSVRYRKRRPDAPALQSYLVGGLAAFLIFLGSEEGSYLIPVWFAKNVWTIGHVAVYVLVPEFILAVFACYAYHVSEYSSLSEKVLWAFVTMLVYLGALGFFFLLIEGRAKFPVGG; encoded by the coding sequence ATGAAAGTTTCAGAAAAACACGTGTTCGGTTTTCATATTTGTTTTGCCGTTGTGGCGATTTTGATTTTGTTTCTTCCCGGAAATTTATCTACGGGTTGGAGAATGTTCTCGCTGGTTTTGATTTACAATGTGGGAGTTCCCACATTCGCCAGATTTTGGACTCATGAACGTTGGATGGATCTTTGGCTCTTTCTTCTTCCGTTGAGTTTTTTTCAGGTTTTTCCGGATTGGTTTCTTTCTCAGGTTTTGAACACCGTGGAGTTCCCCGAAGATGGGTTTCCAAAAATCGGTGGCGTTTCGGGTTATATGGCCGGGCTTTGGGTGATTCCATTGTTCATTTCCACGTTCGTTTCGGTTCGTTATAGAAAACGTCGTCCGGATGCTCCCGCGCTTCAAAGTTATCTTGTCGGTGGATTGGCTGCGTTTCTGATTTTTTTAGGTTCGGAAGAAGGTTCTTATCTGATTCCGGTTTGGTTTGCGAAAAACGTTTGGACCATCGGTCACGTCGCGGTTTATGTTCTGGTTCCGGAATTCATTTTGGCGGTTTTTGCGTGTTACGCGTATCATGTTTCGGAATATTCTTCCCTTTCCGAAAAAGTTCTTTGGGCCTTTGTTACGATGCTCGTTTATTTGGGCGCGCTCGGGTTTTTCTTTTTGCTCATCGAAGGTCGGGCGAAGTTTCCGGTCGGCGGGTAA
- the lepA gene encoding translation elongation factor 4, which produces MTDKQQFIRNFSIIAHIDHGKSTLADRLLEIGQVTNDRTKKDQILDSMDIERERGITIKANNATFDYLADDGNTYIMNLLDTPGHVDFTYEVSRSLKACEGVLLIVDASQGVEAQTLANLYLAMEQDLEILPVMNKIDLPAADVEKTKVQIEESLGLDSEKAVAISAKTGLNVKAVLEAITKEIPCPKGNASGPLKALIYDSYFDPYMGVVIKIRVFDGSIRKGDRILMMSTEKDFTVNEVGINRIGLTPKDSLGAGEVGYIIAGIKKVSDAKTGDTVTLFSNPTKESVPGYKEAKPMVFSGLYPINGEQFDELVDAIEKLKLNDAALVFEKESSIALGFGFRVGYLGLLHMEIVQERLEREFNLDLITTAPSVKYIIRSKNGEVEEIDNPSRFPDPITIDSTEEPYVKATVITPNEYVGNIMALAMDKRGIQLDTVYLTQDKVQLTYELPLAELIFEFYDKLKSFTRGYASLDYEPSGYKASQLVKMDILVNGEPVDALSMIVHRTKAEQRGREIIEKLKDLIPRHQFMIPIQAAVGGKILARESISALRKNVTAKCYGGDITRKKKLLEKQKEGKKRMKQIGNVEIPQEAFLAVLKTSN; this is translated from the coding sequence ATGACTGATAAACAGCAATTCATCCGTAACTTTTCCATCATCGCCCATATCGACCACGGTAAGTCCACCTTGGCGGACAGACTTTTGGAGATCGGTCAAGTTACAAACGACCGAACCAAAAAGGATCAGATTTTGGATTCGATGGACATCGAAAGAGAAAGAGGGATTACGATCAAAGCCAACAACGCGACCTTTGATTATCTCGCCGATGACGGCAATACATATATCATGAATCTTCTCGATACACCGGGACACGTGGATTTCACTTACGAAGTTTCTCGTTCTTTGAAAGCCTGTGAAGGTGTTCTTCTGATCGTGGACGCAAGCCAAGGAGTGGAAGCGCAAACTCTTGCGAACCTTTATCTCGCGATGGAACAAGATCTCGAAATTCTTCCCGTGATGAATAAGATCGATCTTCCCGCGGCCGACGTTGAAAAAACGAAAGTTCAAATCGAAGAGAGCTTGGGACTCGACTCGGAAAAAGCGGTTGCTATTTCCGCGAAGACCGGACTCAACGTGAAAGCGGTTTTAGAAGCGATCACGAAAGAAATTCCTTGTCCGAAAGGAAACGCGAGCGGACCTCTCAAAGCGTTGATCTATGATTCTTACTTCGATCCTTATATGGGAGTTGTGATTAAGATTCGTGTTTTCGACGGTTCGATCCGAAAGGGAGATCGAATCCTGATGATGAGTACCGAAAAGGATTTTACCGTCAACGAGGTCGGGATCAATCGAATCGGTTTAACTCCTAAGGATAGTTTAGGCGCGGGAGAAGTCGGTTACATCATCGCCGGAATCAAAAAAGTCTCGGACGCGAAGACCGGGGACACCGTTACGTTATTTTCCAATCCTACCAAAGAATCCGTTCCCGGTTATAAGGAAGCAAAGCCGATGGTTTTTTCCGGATTGTATCCGATCAACGGAGAACAATTCGACGAACTCGTGGACGCGATCGAAAAACTAAAGTTAAACGACGCGGCTCTCGTTTTCGAAAAGGAAAGTTCGATTGCGCTCGGATTCGGTTTCCGAGTCGGGTATCTCGGACTTCTTCACATGGAGATCGTTCAGGAAAGATTGGAGAGAGAATTCAATCTCGATTTGATTACGACCGCGCCGTCGGTGAAATACATCATCCGTAGTAAGAATGGAGAAGTCGAAGAAATCGACAACCCGTCCCGCTTCCCGGATCCTATCACGATCGATTCCACGGAAGAACCTTACGTCAAAGCCACCGTCATCACTCCGAACGAATACGTCGGAAACATTATGGCTTTAGCCATGGACAAACGAGGAATCCAACTCGATACGGTTTATCTGACTCAGGACAAAGTTCAGTTGACCTATGAACTTCCTCTCGCGGAACTTATATTCGAATTTTACGATAAACTAAAGTCTTTTACGAGAGGATACGCTTCTCTGGACTACGAACCTTCCGGATACAAAGCGTCCCAACTCGTAAAGATGGACATTCTCGTAAACGGAGAACCCGTGGACGCGCTTTCTATGATCGTTCATAGAACCAAGGCGGAACAAAGGGGACGCGAAATCATCGAAAAGCTGAAGGATCTGATTCCGAGACATCAGTTTATGATCCCGATCCAAGCCGCAGTCGGCGGAAAAATTCTCGCGAGAGAAAGTATTTCCGCGCTTCGCAAAAACGTAACCGCAAAATGTTACGGCGGGGATATCACTCGTAAGAAAAAACTTCTTGAGAAACAGAAAGAAGGGAAAAAACGAATGAAACAAATCGGGAACGTGGAAATTCCGCAAGAAGCATTCTTGGCGGTTTTGAAAACGAGCAATTGA
- a CDS encoding 1-aminocyclopropane-1-carboxylate deaminase, with product MNDRQPSVPNEFANHFLLQLSIPTQIRNIFTSSQTTLSILRDDRLATGIGTKSRKFLGIHSELERRGIDNVILQGELHSNALAAFAFLFHRFGYQVRSIAYARDKSRTTPNAVLVRENSHSLTTYSSRFDWKRAVQEADALSFRNSNIIQNSNIQEFEFKNDETWGIVPEFGFCHAAAFGLDSLWKQIPIEKYDRLVLDLGSGLTWLSALNFFQNRILISGISIGLSKKKMIPWLNDEKSILGLETLQIDPDCIYEPEDDSGFGSLNPEILEYCKTFEKKHTIPIEPIYSGRTLKTIEALIADGSWNGRILYIHQGGLLNFRI from the coding sequence ATGAACGATCGACAACCCTCGGTTCCAAACGAGTTCGCAAATCATTTCCTTTTACAGCTTTCCATTCCGACCCAAATTCGGAATATTTTTACAAGTTCCCAGACAACTTTGTCCATTCTCCGAGACGATCGACTTGCAACGGGGATCGGAACCAAATCTCGAAAATTTTTAGGCATTCATTCCGAGTTGGAAAGAAGAGGGATCGACAACGTGATTCTTCAAGGGGAACTGCACAGCAACGCCCTTGCGGCATTTGCGTTTTTGTTTCACCGTTTCGGATATCAGGTTCGATCCATTGCCTATGCCAGAGATAAGAGCCGAACTACACCCAATGCCGTTCTTGTCCGGGAGAATTCGCATTCTTTGACTACGTATTCTTCCCGTTTCGATTGGAAACGTGCGGTCCAAGAAGCGGACGCTCTGAGTTTTAGAAATTCTAATATAATTCAAAACTCTAATATTCAGGAGTTTGAATTTAAGAATGACGAAACTTGGGGAATCGTTCCCGAATTCGGATTTTGTCATGCGGCCGCTTTCGGTTTGGATTCTCTTTGGAAACAGATTCCAATTGAGAAGTATGATCGTCTTGTGCTCGATCTCGGCTCCGGCTTAACTTGGTTATCCGCTTTGAATTTTTTCCAAAATCGCATTTTAATTTCCGGAATTTCCATCGGACTTTCAAAAAAGAAGATGATCCCTTGGTTAAACGATGAAAAATCCATTCTCGGATTGGAAACGCTCCAAATCGATCCGGATTGTATCTACGAGCCGGAAGATGATTCCGGATTCGGATCTCTAAACCCGGAAATATTAGAATATTGTAAAACGTTTGAAAAGAAACATACAATTCCAATCGAACCGATTTATTCCGGTCGAACTCTCAAAACGATCGAAGCGTTGATCGCGGACGGAAGCTGGAATGGAAGAATTCTCTACATCCATCAAGGTGGACTTTTGAATTTCAGGATTTGA
- a CDS encoding nuclear transport factor 2 family protein, with the protein MSAYKQIIETYLNLLSDFVIEREKFETILHPEIEQTEYPNALTKAVTVSDFEKLMLRMPAGKNLLKKQSFRVTGYIEKENTAIVEADWEAIVKSDLGPFKADQFLKAYFCMIFEFKENKIFRQKNYDCFEPFA; encoded by the coding sequence ATGAGCGCTTATAAACAAATCATAGAAACTTATTTGAACCTACTTTCCGATTTCGTAATCGAGCGGGAAAAATTCGAAACGATCCTTCATCCGGAAATCGAACAGACCGAATATCCGAACGCGTTGACTAAGGCGGTTACGGTAAGCGATTTCGAAAAGCTGATGCTTCGAATGCCGGCGGGAAAGAATCTTCTCAAAAAACAATCTTTCCGTGTCACGGGTTATATAGAAAAGGAAAACACCGCGATCGTGGAAGCGGACTGGGAGGCGATCGTAAAGTCGGACTTAGGGCCTTTCAAAGCCGATCAGTTTCTCAAAGCGTATTTTTGTATGATTTTTGAATTTAAGGAAAACAAAATATTCAGACAAAAAAACTACGATTGTTTTGAACCTTTTGCTTAA
- a CDS encoding succinate dehydrogenase/fumarate reductase iron-sulfur subunit has protein sequence MDLKLKVWRQKSGEDKGKMVDYDAKDVSPNMSFLEMLDVVNEEIITKGEEPIAFEHDCREGICGSCNLMINGQAHGPHQGVTTCQLHMRSFKDGDTVYVEPWRAKAFPVLKDLVVDRSAFDRIIQSGGFISINTGGAPDANALPIPKVDADVSMDAATCIGCGACVASCKNASAMLFVSAKITHLGLLPQGKVEQKDRVKKMINAMDKEGFGNCTNQYECEAVCPKSIKRDFIRTMNKDYILS, from the coding sequence ATGGATCTGAAACTCAAAGTCTGGAGACAAAAGAGCGGCGAAGACAAGGGAAAGATGGTCGATTACGACGCGAAAGACGTTTCCCCGAACATGTCATTCCTGGAAATGTTGGACGTAGTCAACGAAGAGATCATCACAAAGGGAGAAGAGCCGATCGCGTTTGAACACGATTGCCGCGAAGGAATTTGCGGATCTTGCAACCTGATGATCAACGGACAGGCTCATGGACCGCACCAAGGTGTTACTACTTGCCAACTTCACATGCGTTCCTTCAAAGACGGAGATACCGTTTATGTGGAACCGTGGAGAGCGAAAGCGTTCCCTGTTCTCAAGGACCTTGTCGTTGACAGAAGCGCGTTTGATAGAATCATCCAATCCGGAGGATTCATCAGCATCAATACCGGAGGAGCGCCGGACGCAAACGCATTACCGATTCCTAAAGTAGACGCGGACGTTTCCATGGACGCGGCGACTTGTATCGGATGCGGGGCCTGTGTTGCATCTTGTAAAAACGCGAGTGCGATGTTGTTCGTTTCCGCGAAAATCACTCACCTCGGTCTTTTACCACAAGGAAAAGTGGAACAAAAAGACCGCGTGAAAAAGATGATCAACGCGATGGACAAGGAAGGATTCGGGAATTGCACAAATCAATACGAGTGCGAGGCCGTTTGCCCTAAGTCGATCAAGAGAGATTTTATCCGTACGATGAACAAGGATTATATTCTTTCTTAA
- a CDS encoding fumarate reductase/succinate dehydrogenase flavoprotein subunit encodes MSLDSKIPSGSIEQKWSNHKADIKLVNPANKRKFNIIVVGSGLAGASASATLAELGYNVKTFCFQDSPRRAHSIAAQGGINAAKNYQNDGDSVHRLFYDTVKGGDFRAREANVHRLAEVSVNIIDQCVAQGVPFAREYGGHLSNRSFGGAQVSRTFYAKGQTGQQLLLGAYSALSRQIGLGAVKMYPRTEMVELIVVDGHAKGIVVRDLVTGKLSTHMADAVVLGTGGYGNVFFLSTNAKGCNVTATWKAHKKGAFFANPCYTQIHPTCIPVSGDHQSKLTLMSESLRNDGRIWVPKKKGDTRGPADIPESERDYYLERKYPSYGNLSPRDIASRAAKEACDAGLGVGESGQGVYLDFADSIKRLGEPKIRDRYENLFQMYEQITGENPYKQPMRIYPAVHYTMGGLWVDYNLMSNLPGLFVIGEANFSDHGANRLGASALMQGLADGYFILPYTIGNYLAGAGFGSRPSDDHPEAKKALSDAEETTKKFLSIKGKRTVDSFHRQLGKLMWDKCGMARNDKGLKEALAEIPKIREEFWQNVNVPGSGNDLNQSLEKAGRVADFLEFGELLCLDALTREESCGGHFREEYQEEGEAKRNDDKFCHATAWEFNGVDKKPTEHREKLEFENVHLATRSYK; translated from the coding sequence ATGAGTTTAGATTCTAAAATTCCAAGCGGCTCGATTGAACAAAAATGGTCCAATCACAAGGCCGACATCAAGTTGGTCAACCCCGCTAACAAAAGAAAATTCAACATCATCGTAGTCGGTTCCGGTCTTGCAGGAGCTTCTGCTTCCGCGACTCTCGCAGAACTCGGTTACAATGTTAAAACATTCTGTTTTCAAGACAGCCCTCGTAGAGCGCACAGTATCGCGGCTCAAGGGGGAATCAACGCGGCTAAGAATTATCAAAACGACGGCGACTCCGTTCATAGATTGTTCTACGACACCGTTAAGGGTGGAGACTTCCGCGCAAGAGAAGCGAACGTTCATCGTCTCGCAGAAGTTTCGGTGAACATCATCGATCAGTGTGTGGCTCAAGGAGTTCCATTCGCAAGAGAATACGGCGGACATCTTTCCAACCGTTCCTTCGGCGGCGCTCAGGTTTCCAGAACTTTCTACGCAAAAGGTCAAACCGGACAACAGCTTTTACTCGGAGCGTATTCTGCTCTTTCCCGTCAGATAGGTCTCGGCGCAGTGAAGATGTATCCTAGAACGGAGATGGTGGAACTGATCGTTGTGGACGGTCACGCAAAAGGAATCGTGGTTCGCGATCTCGTAACCGGAAAACTTTCGACTCACATGGCCGATGCGGTCGTGCTCGGAACCGGCGGATACGGAAACGTATTCTTCCTTTCCACAAACGCGAAAGGTTGTAACGTAACCGCAACTTGGAAGGCCCACAAAAAAGGCGCGTTCTTCGCAAACCCATGTTATACGCAGATTCACCCGACCTGTATTCCAGTATCGGGAGATCATCAATCCAAACTCACTCTGATGTCCGAGTCTCTTCGAAACGACGGAAGAATCTGGGTTCCGAAAAAGAAAGGCGACACTCGCGGTCCTGCGGACATCCCGGAATCGGAAAGAGATTATTATCTCGAAAGAAAGTATCCGAGTTACGGAAACCTTTCTCCACGTGATATCGCATCTCGTGCGGCTAAAGAAGCCTGTGATGCGGGACTGGGCGTGGGAGAATCCGGCCAGGGTGTGTATCTAGACTTCGCGGATTCCATCAAACGTCTCGGCGAACCGAAAATCCGCGACCGTTACGAAAACCTCTTTCAGATGTACGAACAAATCACCGGTGAGAATCCTTACAAACAACCGATGAGAATTTATCCTGCGGTTCACTATACGATGGGCGGTCTTTGGGTGGATTACAACCTGATGAGCAACCTGCCCGGTCTTTTCGTAATCGGTGAAGCGAACTTCTCCGATCACGGTGCGAACCGTCTTGGAGCTTCTGCGTTGATGCAAGGACTCGCGGACGGATATTTCATTCTTCCTTATACGATCGGCAACTATCTTGCGGGTGCAGGATTCGGTTCCCGTCCGAGCGACGATCATCCGGAAGCAAAGAAGGCGCTTTCCGACGCGGAAGAAACTACGAAAAAATTTCTTTCCATCAAAGGAAAAAGAACCGTGGATTCTTTTCATAGACAACTCGGAAAACTGATGTGGGACAAATGCGGAATGGCGCGTAACGACAAGGGTCTGAAAGAAGCGTTAGCCGAAATTCCTAAGATCAGAGAAGAATTCTGGCAGAACGTAAACGTTCCCGGTAGCGGAAACGATCTCAATCAATCCCTGGAAAAAGCGGGAAGAGTCGCCGACTTCTTGGAATTCGGAGAACTTCTTTGCCTCGATGCACTCACAAGAGAAGAATCCTGCGGAGGTCACTTCCGTGAAGAATACCAAGAAGAAGGCGAAGCAAAACGGAACGACGACAAGTTCTGTCACGCGACCGCTTGGGAATTCAACGGAGTCGACAAAAAACCTACCGAACACAGAGAAAAACTCGAGTTCGAAAACGTTCACCTCGCAACAAGGAGTTATAAATAA
- a CDS encoding succinate:quinone oxidoreductase: protein MDFKAGYLRSSIGRKTLVAGTGLVYFGFVVVHMLGNLQIFLGQEKINAYGQSLRDIEPLLWVARIILIVSFIIHVYYAIKLTIENKQARPVAYAKKNTVQATLASRTMALTGLLIFSFIVYHLLHFTLGVTNPDHFAMTDSKGRHDVFTMVILGFQNPIVAGSYIFAMLLLASHISHGVASVFQTLGLSTPELSGKIKAGAIFFALIIFIGNTSIPLSIWLGYVHP from the coding sequence ATGGATTTTAAGGCTGGATATCTCCGGTCTTCCATCGGGAGAAAAACTCTCGTGGCAGGGACAGGACTCGTTTATTTCGGCTTTGTGGTTGTTCATATGTTGGGAAATCTTCAGATCTTCCTAGGACAAGAAAAAATCAACGCATACGGCCAATCACTTAGGGATATTGAACCTCTTCTCTGGGTTGCCAGAATCATTCTGATCGTAAGCTTTATCATACACGTTTACTATGCGATAAAACTCACAATCGAAAACAAACAGGCTCGCCCGGTTGCTTACGCGAAGAAGAACACGGTTCAGGCGACTCTCGCTTCCAGAACCATGGCACTAACGGGACTTTTAATTTTTTCCTTTATTGTCTATCACCTTCTCCACTTTACGTTAGGCGTCACCAATCCGGATCATTTTGCGATGACGGATTCCAAAGGTAGACACGACGTTTTTACGATGGTGATTCTCGGTTTTCAAAATCCGATTGTAGCGGGTTCTTACATCTTCGCGATGTTATTGCTTGCTTCTCATATCAGCCACGGTGTTGCCAGTGTGTTTCAAACACTCGGACTCAGCACCCCGGAACTGAGCGGAAAGATCAAAGCCGGAGCGATTTTTTTCGCCCTGATCATTTTTATCGGCAACACTTCCATCCCGCTTTCAATTTGGCTGGGATACGTTCATCCGTAA